The Juglans microcarpa x Juglans regia isolate MS1-56 chromosome 8S, Jm3101_v1.0, whole genome shotgun sequence genome has a window encoding:
- the LOC121243892 gene encoding uncharacterized protein LOC121243892, producing the protein MFATMESGLPTLNCLLQHTLRSLCSCSDSSSSSKWVYAVFWRILPRNFPPPKWEYGGSALDRSKGNKRNWILVWEDGFCDFFECERNGSGYIKGRFGADVFFKMSHEVYNFGEGLIGKVAADNSHRWVFRDAPSDGDPSFISSWNVTIEPQPRAWEFQFNSGIQTIATISVREGIVQLGSFDKVVEDLNLVISIQRKFGYLQSIPGVFAIQRPYLPIQHPYVLKPNAPMIENHETTLSLYDKRQLTGVKRLFDEKPDYSPLKSINLGWNTPQNGVAGAPNIWSVPPLSPTMSCSLGTLLAKLPSVPSFNAIEAPETALLNDINNTTDGIQIPNIKLESSCHMDGGQEEKVPISMNHNSELGNGIAVELGFRHQGKEKVPLNPN; encoded by the exons ATGTTTGCGACAATGGAGAGTGGACTTCCTACGCTCAACTGTCTCTTGCAGCACACGCTTCGGAGTCTATGTTCATGTTCAGATTCTTCCAGTTCCTCAAAATGGGTGTACGCCGTTTTCTGGAGGATATTGCCTCGGAATTTCCCCCCACCTAA GTGGGAATATGGAGGTAGTGCTCTTGATCGCTCCAAAGGAAACAAAAGGAATTG GATTCTTGTGTGGGAAGATGGGTTTTGTGATTTCTTTGAATGTGAGAGAAATGGGAGTGGTTACATAAAGGGGAGGTTTGGGGCAGATGTCTTCTTCAAAATGTCTCATGAAGTGTACAATTTTGGAGAGGG ATTAATAGGGAAAGTTGCAGCAGATAATAGTCACAGATGGGTGTTTAGAGATGCTCCAAGTGATGGTGATCCAAGTTTTATCTCCTCCTGGAATGTAACCATTGAGCCT CAACCTAGAGCATGGGAGTTTCAGTTCAATTCAGGCATTCAG ACGATTGCCACCATTTCTGTCAGAGAAGGCATAGTTCAACTGGGCTCGTTTGATAAG GTTGTGGAAGATCTCAATCTCGTGATCAGCATACAGAGGAAGTTCGGCTATCTCCAAAGCATTCCAGGTGTCTTCGCCATCCAAAGACCATACCTTCCTATCCAACATCCGTACGTCCTCAAACCCAATGCCCCAATGATAGAAAACCATGAAACAACTCTTTCCTTGTACGACAAACGCCAATTAACAGGAGTGAAGAGACTGTTCGACGAAAAACCTGACTATTCTCCCCTAAAATCGATCAACTTGGGCTGGAACACTCCACAAAATGGCGTTGCAGGAGCACCCAACATTTGGTCAGTTCCACCTCTTTCGCCTACCATGTCTTGCAGCCTCGGAACATTGCTAGCAAAGCTACCTTCAGTTCCATCTTTCAACGCCATTGAAGCTCCAGAAACAGCTCTGCTCAACGACATCAACAACACGACTGATGGAATTCAGATACCAAACATAAAACTGGAGTCTTCCTGTCATATGGATGGTGGTCAAGAAGAAAAAGTACCCATTTCCATGAACCATAACTCAGAGCTAGGAAATGGAATAGCAGTGGAGTTGGGATTTAGACATCAAGGGAAGGAGAAAGTACCTTTAAATCCCAATTAA
- the LOC121243893 gene encoding low-temperature-induced cysteine proteinase-like, with translation MGFCRSPSTMAIFLLMLMIFTLSTALDMSIIAYGVGSNPRTDGEVMTIYEAWLAKHGKAYNAIGEKEKRFEIFKDNLRFIDEHNAAEKNRTYKLGLNRFADLTNEEYRATYLGAKSGSERRLSRPRSDRYEPRVGEKLPQSVDWRKDGAVVGVKDQGSCGSCWAFSTIAAVEGINQIVTGDLISLSEQELVDCDTTDNQGCNGGLMDSAFEFIINNGGIDTEEDYPYHAADGRCDTYRKNAKVVTIDDYEDVPANNEKALQKAVANQPVSVAIEAGGREFQLYESGVFTGKCGTALDHGVTAVGYGTENGVNYWIVKNSWGANWGEAGYIKMERNLVGTATGKCGIAMMASYPIKKGQNPPKPGPSPPSPIKPPTVCNSYFSCPESNTCCCVYEYANYCLAWGCCPLEGATCCDDHYSCCPHDYPICNINAGTCLMSKDNPLGVKALRRTPAKPHWAFGSDGKRSSV, from the exons aTGGGTTTCTGTAGATCACCTTCAACCATGGCGATCTTCCTCTTAATGTTGATGATATTCACGCTGTCGACTGCCTTGGACATGTCGATCATCGCATACGGCGTCGGGTCGAATCCGAGGACCGACGGCGAAGTGATGACGATATACGAGGCGTGGCTTGCGAAGCACGGCAAGGCTTACAACGCCATCggggagaaggagaagaggttcgaGATCTTCAAGGACAATCTCCGGTTCATCGACGAGCACAACGCTGCAGAGAAGAACCGGACCTACAAGCTCGGCTTGAACCGGTTCGCCGATCTGACTAACGAGGAGTACCGGGCAACGTACTTGGGAGCGAAGTCCGGTTCTGAGAGGAGGCTTTCGAGGCCGAGGAGTGACCGATATGAGCCTCGTGTCGGCGAGAAGTTGCCACAGTCCGTTGATTGGAGGAAAGATGGTGCCGTTGTTGGCGTCAAAGACCAAGGGAGTTGTG GGAGTTGCTGGGCATTCTCCACGATCGCTGCTGTGGAAGGGATAAACCAGATAGTGACAGGGGATCTAATCTCACTCTCGGAGCAGGAATTGGTGGACTGTGATACAACTGATAATCAAGGATGCAATGGGGGTCTAATGGACTCTGCTTTTGAATTCATCATCAACAATGGTGGCATTGACACTGAAGAAGATTATCCTTATCATGCTGCTGATGGAAGATGCGACACTTACCGG AAAAATGCCAAGGTTGTTACAATTGACGATTATGAAGATGTTCCTGCAAACAACGAGAAAGCACTACAAAAGGCAGTTGCTAATCAGCCTGTGAGTGTTGCCATCGAAGCAGGGGGCAGGGAGTTCCAGCTTTATGAGTCG GGTGTCTTCACGGGAAAATGTGGGACAGCACTGGACCATGGAGTTACTGCTGTTGGGTATGGCACAGAAAATGGTGTTAATTACTGGATTGTGAAAAATTCATGGGGTGCAAACTGGGGAGAGGCGGGCTATATCAAGATGGAGCGCAATCTGGTGGGCACAGCAACTGGCAAATGTGGTATTGCAATGATGGCCTCTTACCCTATCAAGAAAGGCCAAAATCCCCCCAAACCTGGCCCATCTCCACCATCACCAATAAAGCCCCCGACTGTCTGTAACAGCTATTTCTCCTGTCCTGAGAGCAACACCTGCTGCTGTGTTTATGAGTATGCAAACTATTGTTTGGCATGGGGATGCTGCCCACTCGAGGGTGCCACCTGCTGTGATGACCATTACAGTTGCTGCCCGCATGACTATCCCATCTGTAACATCAATGCAGGGACCTGCTTGATG AGCAAGGACAACCCATTGGGAGTGAAGGCACTGAGGCGCACTCCTGCTAAACCTCATTGGGCCTTTGGAAGTGATGGCAAGAGGAGCAGCGTTTAA